The nucleotide window TAAAAATTACTGCCCAATCGTGGCAAACTGGTAAAATCAGAGGAGAAATCGAAGCTGGTGGTTATCAATGGGATTTTGAGTGGCACTTTTTGCGAGGAAAACTATCTGTTAAGCCTACTTTAGGACGTAGTTTAATTCAAGAACCTCTGGCACGTTTTTTGGAAAATTCCGACTATCAGTTAGAAGTGGGGGGAAATTATCAATTTTTAGTTAGGGCAAAATTTTAGTCTAAATTTAACCGAAAATAAGTTAAATTAGGGGCATAAAAAACGAGGGGAATTAGTTTGCTATGGAACAAATTAAATTATTATTTTTGGATATTGATGGTACTATAGCGCCCGACAGTAATCAAGTCACCTCGGCGGTAAAACAAGCGGTGGGAAAGTTACAGAGTAGGGGTATCAAAGTTGGTTTAGCCACAGGACGAATGTACTGCTCTGCTGTGAGATTTCACCGTGACATTGGTGCAGATTTGCCCATTATTGCCTATAATGGCGCCTGGATTCAACATCCAGAGGATGAGCAAATAATTGCCCATCGCCCTTTAAATAATAGCATCGCTTTAAAACTTTTTAACTATCTAAAAAGTAGATCAACAGATTCACCTTTGGAAATTCATATTTATTTTAATGATGAACTATATGTCGATAAAGTAACCCCAAAAACCGATTCTTACATCGAAAGGTCTGGAATTACTGTTAATGTGGTGGAAGATTTAGCGCCCCTACTCTCTCAATCACCCACTAAACTATTGGCATTAAGTCCTGATGCTATGATGATTAAAGAACTTTTAGAAGATTTAAGCGCCCTCCACCGTGAGCAAGATTTATATTTAACTCAATCAAACCCTATTTATTTA belongs to Cyanobacterium sp. T60_A2020_053 and includes:
- a CDS encoding HAD family phosphatase; its protein translation is MEQIKLLFLDIDGTIAPDSNQVTSAVKQAVGKLQSRGIKVGLATGRMYCSAVRFHRDIGADLPIIAYNGAWIQHPEDEQIIAHRPLNNSIALKLFNYLKSRSTDSPLEIHIYFNDELYVDKVTPKTDSYIERSGITVNVVEDLAPLLSQSPTKLLALSPDAMMIKELLEDLSALHREQDLYLTQSNPIYLEATASNVHKGNAIKFLTEEILDLSSANVMAIGDNFNDATMLQYAGLSVAMGNAPDDIKNIADYTTTSVDDNGVAYIIEMLLSQNSC
- a CDS encoding DUF3146 family protein, which produces MTTPTTIAQVKITAQSWQTGKIRGEIEAGGYQWDFEWHFLRGKLSVKPTLGRSLIQEPLARFLENSDYQLEVGGNYQFLVRAKF